From the genome of Thermodesulfobacteriota bacterium, one region includes:
- a CDS encoding thioredoxin domain-containing protein: MSIEKPNRLANETSPYLRSAVHQPVDWYPWCEEAFKKARELDRPLLLDVGAVWCHWCHVIDRESYEDEEIARIINQNFIAIKVDRDERPDIDRRYQQAVSAITGQGGWPLTAFLTPEGKVFFGGTYFPPKDSQNLPSFRTILNRVTEYYKNNREKVIDESSRIFQALSQINELEPSAEEPNILSVDKAVDSMFSLFDPVNGGFGGAPKFPHYGVIELFLARHFETKDEELLNVVEKTLTEMAEGGIHDQIGGGFHRYSVDAQWIVPHFEKMSYDNSEHLKNYLLAYQATGNEFYRRTAEGIIRFVADVLSDYRRGGFHGSQDADIDPQDDGDYFTWTKEEVKEALSPDEARVISFYYNVFSRGEMRHNPARNVLFIDMYPEKIAEKLALSSDKVRELIESGRKKLIEARKRRPAPYVDKTLYANWNGMMISSFLQAYKILGDEKVRDSALKALDLLLQDCFRYESGFCHVQVNGDAKLNGLLDDQVKMGLACLDAYEVSGRIDYLETAMRVATIMAERFWDRERGGFFDVEEGTGPVLTLKSRIKPIQDDPIPSSNSSAILLFDKLFYLTDDHGYRKYAQGTLKYFARVAEKYGLYAASYFLALHHHLKHPPQVVVLGDSHDPRVRELLRASWSYYRPHKLVIQIDPAKTKVEILSPTIREIAKLKPPCACLCAGISCAEPTDDPSALAKTIKTFGVR; this comes from the coding sequence GTGTCTATAGAAAAACCAAACCGCTTGGCGAACGAGACCAGCCCGTATCTGAGAAGCGCAGTCCATCAGCCGGTGGATTGGTATCCCTGGTGTGAAGAGGCGTTCAAGAAGGCCAGGGAACTAGACCGTCCCCTCCTACTCGACGTCGGAGCGGTATGGTGCCACTGGTGTCATGTCATCGACCGGGAGAGTTACGAAGACGAAGAAATCGCCCGGATCATCAACCAGAACTTTATAGCCATTAAAGTGGACCGGGACGAGCGCCCGGACATAGACAGAAGGTATCAGCAGGCGGTCAGTGCCATTACCGGCCAGGGAGGGTGGCCACTCACCGCTTTCCTGACCCCGGAGGGCAAGGTGTTTTTTGGCGGCACCTATTTTCCTCCTAAAGACAGCCAGAATCTTCCATCCTTCCGCACCATTCTGAATAGAGTGACTGAATACTACAAAAACAACCGGGAAAAGGTTATCGATGAATCAAGCCGGATATTCCAGGCGCTATCCCAGATAAACGAGCTTGAACCATCCGCGGAAGAGCCGAATATACTCTCCGTGGATAAGGCCGTTGATTCCATGTTCAGCCTCTTCGACCCGGTAAACGGAGGATTCGGAGGTGCTCCCAAGTTCCCCCATTACGGGGTAATCGAACTTTTCCTGGCCCGCCACTTCGAGACCAAGGATGAGGAGCTTTTGAACGTAGTGGAGAAAACCCTGACCGAGATGGCCGAGGGAGGGATACATGACCAGATAGGAGGAGGATTCCACCGTTATTCTGTCGACGCCCAGTGGATTGTCCCTCACTTCGAGAAGATGTCTTACGATAATTCCGAGCACCTTAAGAACTACCTTCTCGCCTATCAGGCTACCGGAAACGAATTTTATCGACGGACCGCCGAGGGGATTATCCGCTTTGTGGCCGATGTACTCTCCGACTACCGGAGAGGCGGATTTCATGGAAGCCAGGATGCCGACATCGACCCACAAGATGACGGAGATTACTTCACCTGGACCAAGGAAGAGGTGAAGGAAGCCCTTAGCCCAGACGAGGCCAGGGTTATTTCTTTTTACTACAACGTCTTCTCTCGCGGAGAGATGAGACATAATCCCGCTAGAAACGTTTTATTCATAGATATGTATCCGGAAAAGATTGCCGAAAAGCTAGCTCTGTCTTCCGATAAAGTCAGGGAGCTAATTGAATCCGGCCGGAAAAAACTAATCGAAGCCCGAAAGAGAAGACCCGCTCCCTATGTAGATAAGACCCTATACGCAAACTGGAACGGTATGATGATCTCCTCATTCTTACAGGCCTACAAGATTCTGGGGGATGAGAAGGTCAGGGATTCAGCACTCAAGGCGCTTGACCTTTTACTCCAGGATTGCTTTCGGTATGAATCCGGTTTTTGTCATGTCCAAGTTAACGGAGATGCAAAATTAAATGGTTTACTTGACGACCAGGTAAAGATGGGACTAGCATGTCTCGATGCCTATGAGGTTAGCGGAAGAATCGATTACCTAGAAACGGCAATGAGGGTAGCAACGATAATGGCAGAGAGATTCTGGGACCGAGAGAGGGGCGGCTTTTTCGACGTAGAAGAAGGAACAGGCCCTGTGCTTACCCTTAAAAGCCGCATCAAGCCGATCCAGGACGATCCTATTCCCTCATCGAACTCGAGCGCCATATTACTTTTTGATAAGCTCTTCTACCTAACCGATGACCACGGCTATAGAAAATATGCCCAGGGAACACTCAAGTACTTTGCCCGGGTAGCCGAGAAATACGGGTTATACGCGGCCAGTTACTTTTTAGCCCTACATCATCACCTGAAACATCCACCCCAGGTCGTAGTCCTCGGCGATAGCCATGACCCCAGGGTAAGGGAGCTTTTGAGAGCCTCGTGGTCTTATTACCGGCCGCACAAGCTGGTAATTCAAATAGACCCGGCTAAAACCAAAGTTGAAATTTTATCTCCGACAATTCGGGAGATAGCAAAGTTAAAGCCTCCATGTGCTTGCCTATGCGCGGGCATATCCTGTGCCGAGCCCACCGACGACCCGTCGGCTCTGGCTAAAACTATAAAGACTTTTGGAGTTAGATAG
- a CDS encoding thiolase family protein: MTKVVICEPLRTAIGSFGGTLQDIPAPDLGAIVVKEILKRTKIDPKQVDDCIMGNVLQAGQGMGPARQVALKAGLDVSVPAVTINRLCASGCQSIVSAAQEIRSGDAELVIAGGIENMNQAPFYLKKARYGYRMAMPKEDVFDGMVSDGLWDVFNNYHMGITAENIAEKYKISKEEQDEFAYKSQLKTKEAMESDRFQSEIVPIEIQQRKGTVVFKKDEHPRPDTTLETLSKLRPVFKPNGTVTAGNASGINDGAAAMIVTTEEKAKELGLKIWGAIKSYALSGVDPSIMGMGPVTAMQKALEKAGLTIDDIDLVELNEAFAAQSLGVLREFPIPDDKLNVNGGAIALGHPIGASGAILAVKLLHELERRNASLGLVSLCVGGGMGIAMVVEREKEQRAKK; the protein is encoded by the coding sequence ATGACTAAAGTCGTAATATGTGAACCGCTTAGAACGGCCATAGGAAGCTTTGGGGGAACGCTACAGGATATTCCTGCCCCGGACCTAGGAGCCATCGTGGTAAAGGAGATTCTCAAGCGTACCAAGATAGACCCAAAGCAGGTCGATGACTGCATCATGGGTAACGTGCTTCAAGCCGGTCAGGGTATGGGTCCGGCAAGGCAGGTAGCACTCAAGGCTGGGCTGGACGTCAGTGTCCCGGCTGTGACCATAAACAGGTTGTGCGCCTCGGGTTGTCAGTCTATAGTCTCTGCCGCACAGGAGATAAGGTCGGGGGATGCTGAGCTTGTTATCGCCGGCGGGATTGAGAACATGAACCAGGCTCCTTTTTATCTCAAAAAGGCGCGTTACGGATACAGAATGGCCATGCCCAAAGAGGATGTGTTTGATGGAATGGTCTCCGACGGTCTCTGGGATGTATTCAATAACTATCACATGGGAATTACCGCAGAAAACATAGCCGAAAAATATAAAATCTCGAAGGAAGAACAGGATGAGTTTGCCTACAAGAGTCAGTTGAAAACAAAAGAGGCAATGGAGTCCGATAGGTTTCAGAGCGAAATTGTCCCTATAGAGATTCAGCAGAGAAAAGGGACAGTTGTGTTCAAAAAAGACGAGCATCCTAGACCCGATACCACGCTAGAGACACTATCAAAACTGAGGCCCGTATTTAAACCGAACGGTACAGTTACGGCCGGAAACGCCTCGGGTATCAACGACGGCGCTGCGGCTATGATTGTAACGACCGAGGAGAAGGCAAAGGAACTCGGGCTCAAGATTTGGGGTGCTATTAAATCCTACGCCCTCTCCGGCGTAGACCCCTCTATCATGGGAATGGGGCCTGTAACCGCTATGCAGAAGGCTCTTGAGAAGGCCGGGCTTACAATTGATGATATAGACCTTGTTGAGTTAAATGAGGCGTTTGCTGCTCAATCTCTCGGGGTGTTAAGAGAGTTTCCCATACCTGACGACAAGCTTAACGTAAACGGTGGAGCGATTGCACTGGGGCATCCTATAGGGGCTTCGGGCGCCATTCTTGCAGTTAAGCTTCTTCACGAGCTGGAAAGAAGAAACGCCTCTTTAGGCCTCGTTTCCCTATGCGTTGGCGGAGGAATGGGAATCGCCATGGTGGTCGAGAGAGAGAAAGAGCAAAGAGCAAAAAAATAA
- a CDS encoding DUF1059 domain-containing protein: MAKKILYCKELDINRECKKKFSGYNEGEVLMKAIQHIMWDHKVEKVTPELKDKIRSLISDES; this comes from the coding sequence ATGGCTAAAAAAATACTGTATTGTAAGGAACTCGACATCAACAGGGAGTGTAAGAAGAAATTCAGCGGCTATAACGAGGGCGAGGTCTTGATGAAGGCAATACAGCATATAATGTGGGACCATAAAGTAGAAAAAGTCACGCCGGAGTTAAAAGACAAGATCCGCTCCTTGATCTCGGATGAGTCTTAG
- a CDS encoding DUF192 domain-containing protein, which yields MRPVFRNGEIMIKLFFVFLFLVPSSFAVDSYKITLPNGLNIDAEVAKNKERGLQERESLCRTCGMIFIYDKDGYHRFWMKDTLINLAMLWIDKDGKIVHMVKNAEPCIGKKNPFTECEIYSPKSPAKYVLEVNPEAASGVEPGMRVKFVSPVP from the coding sequence ATGAGGCCGGTATTCAGGAATGGCGAAATTATGATCAAGCTATTTTTCGTTTTTTTATTCCTGGTTCCTTCGAGTTTCGCCGTAGACTCTTATAAGATAACTCTACCCAACGGGTTAAATATAGATGCGGAGGTAGCCAAAAATAAAGAGAGAGGACTTCAGGAAAGAGAGAGTCTTTGCCGCACCTGTGGCATGATTTTTATATACGATAAAGATGGCTATCACCGGTTCTGGATGAAAGACACCCTCATTAATCTGGCCATGCTCTGGATAGACAAGGATGGCAAAATAGTGCACATGGTCAAAAACGCCGAGCCGTGCATAGGCAAGAAAAATCCTTTTACTGAATGTGAGATTTACTCACCCAAGAGTCCGGCAAAGTATGTATTGGAGGTAAACCCGGAAGCGGCGAGCGGCGTCGAACCGGGTATGAGGGTGAAATTCGTCTCACCAGTCCCCTAA
- the fabG gene encoding 3-oxoacyl-[acyl-carrier-protein] reductase — MIKDLYDLNGKVALVTGGSRGIGRAIALALAEAGADILLNYARSDKQADEVKRQVEKMGRKCVTVRADVSKFEQAQNLGKAVMNHFGKLDILINNAGVNRDRTLRRMTPEQWNEVIQTNLNSVFNCTKAVIELMIAQNSGVIVSISSVIGEMGNIGQTNYASTKAGIIGFTKSLARELAGNNIRVNAVAPGFIETDMLGTVPEDIRKQILAQIPLGRFGTPEEIALSVLYLCSPAASWITGITLRINGGNYI; from the coding sequence ATGATAAAAGACCTATACGACCTAAACGGAAAAGTTGCCCTTGTTACCGGAGGTTCGAGAGGTATTGGCAGGGCGATAGCGCTTGCCCTGGCAGAAGCCGGGGCTGATATTCTGCTTAACTACGCCAGGAGTGATAAGCAGGCGGACGAGGTAAAAAGACAGGTCGAAAAGATGGGGAGAAAGTGCGTCACCGTAAGAGCCGACGTGAGCAAGTTTGAGCAGGCCCAGAACCTCGGTAAGGCGGTTATGAATCATTTTGGGAAGCTCGATATTTTGATAAATAACGCCGGGGTAAACAGAGACAGGACGCTTCGCAGAATGACTCCGGAGCAGTGGAATGAGGTTATTCAGACCAACCTAAACAGTGTATTTAATTGCACTAAGGCAGTGATTGAGCTCATGATTGCTCAAAATAGCGGCGTAATCGTTTCGATTTCATCGGTCATAGGAGAGATGGGAAACATCGGCCAGACCAATTACGCCTCTACTAAAGCGGGGATAATTGGGTTTACAAAGAGTCTGGCCAGGGAGCTTGCGGGTAACAACATCCGCGTAAATGCCGTAGCCCCCGGGTTTATAGAGACCGATATGCTGGGCACGGTGCCGGAAGACATAAGAAAGCAGATACTCGCCCAGATCCCCCTGGGAAGATTCGGCACTCCAGAGGAGATTGCACTCTCCGTTCTTTATCTTTGTTCTCCCGCTGCAAGCTGGATTACCGGGATTACGCTTAGAATAAATGGGGGGAATTATATATAA